From Thermodesulfobacteriota bacterium, a single genomic window includes:
- a CDS encoding FtsQ-type POTRA domain-containing protein has protein sequence MGRKPIRPNHYRRPAKKKDRYPSDLLRTLYKATAGLAVLCVISSVFVFIYDFIIQCDCFEAKNLTVSGNHMFSDKQIIHQANLKNGVNIFWVNLAIAKKRLLAHPWIEEADISRKLPAGINISIKEHQAVAIVDFGRRFLINDKGKMFKEWAAGDPDALPVINGLRYSDISIASELCSHDRKKSNISLYMRERSNPFEAVMDILRLGQRAESVLPNKSIRQIMVDKEIGITIYAFNKIKEIKLGYKNYADKYDLLQKVLLYIKKINRFQDPVSIDLNNFNRVVVNLAR, from the coding sequence TTGGGTCGTAAGCCTATCCGACCGAATCATTACCGGCGGCCTGCAAAAAAGAAGGATAGATATCCTTCGGATTTACTGCGTACGCTTTATAAAGCAACAGCGGGACTAGCTGTTTTATGCGTGATAAGCAGCGTCTTTGTATTCATTTACGATTTCATCATCCAGTGTGACTGTTTTGAAGCAAAAAACCTGACCGTTAGCGGAAATCACATGTTTTCCGACAAACAGATCATCCATCAGGCAAATCTTAAAAACGGAGTCAATATTTTTTGGGTTAACCTGGCAATCGCTAAAAAAAGACTTCTGGCGCACCCTTGGATTGAAGAAGCCGATATCAGCAGAAAACTTCCTGCCGGCATAAATATCAGCATAAAAGAACATCAAGCTGTGGCAATTGTCGACTTTGGACGTCGTTTTCTTATAAATGATAAGGGAAAGATGTTTAAAGAATGGGCTGCCGGAGACCCGGATGCTCTTCCGGTCATTAACGGGCTTAGATATTCTGATATTTCTATTGCTTCTGAACTGTGCTCACATGACAGGAAAAAAAGTAACATATCTTTATACATGAGAGAACGCAGCAACCCGTTTGAGGCTGTAATGGATATTTTACGCCTGGGTCAAAGGGCTGAAAGCGTTCTTCCCAATAAAAGCATCAGACAAATTATGGTGGACAAAGAAATAGGAATTACAATTTATGCGTTCAATAAAATTAAAGAAATAAAGCTGGGATATAAAAATTATGCGGATAAATATGATCTGCTACAAAAAGTACTTCTTTATATAAAAAAAATAAATCGCTTTCAAGATCCGGTTTCAATCGACTTGAATAACTTTAATCGTGTGGTAGTGAATCTGGCGAGATGA
- the ftsA gene encoding cell division protein FtsA — protein MQEQENIVVGLDIGTTKICAVVGEVSKNEINIIGIGTHPSIGLRKGVVVNIESTVESIKKAVEEAELMSGCEISSVYAGIAGGHITGFNSRGIVAIKGSEITENDVDRVIDAARAVAIPMDREVIHVLPQEFMVDDEPGIQNPVGMAGVRLEAKIHIVTGAVTSAHNIVKCANRSGLDVYDIVLESLASGEAVLTDEEKDLGTALLDLGGGTTDLAIFSAKNIKHTFVLGLGGNNLTNDIAVGLRATHADAEKIKMKYGTCISSSINSEETIEVPGMGGRESRKLPRQILGEILEPRMEEIFALVQREIYRAGMENLIPSGMVITGGTALLDGVVDVAESIFDLPTRLGKPRAISGLVDVVNNPMYATGVGLVLYGAKNKTKDKFRIRDNNIFNRIIGRMKKWFKDVV, from the coding sequence ATGCAGGAACAGGAAAATATTGTTGTCGGGCTTGACATAGGGACAACGAAAATCTGCGCCGTAGTTGGCGAAGTCTCCAAAAATGAAATAAATATTATCGGTATTGGAACACATCCTTCCATCGGGCTTAGAAAGGGCGTGGTGGTAAACATAGAATCAACCGTTGAATCGATAAAAAAGGCAGTGGAAGAGGCGGAACTTATGTCCGGATGTGAAATCTCATCCGTATATGCCGGTATTGCAGGCGGCCATATTACCGGTTTTAACAGCCGTGGAATTGTTGCCATTAAAGGATCGGAAATCACCGAAAATGATGTTGACCGGGTGATCGATGCAGCACGTGCTGTGGCAATTCCCATGGACCGCGAAGTGATACATGTTCTTCCCCAGGAATTCATGGTGGATGATGAGCCGGGCATTCAGAATCCTGTAGGTATGGCAGGTGTCAGGCTTGAAGCAAAGATCCATATCGTCACCGGTGCGGTGACATCTGCCCATAACATTGTCAAATGTGCAAACCGGTCCGGTCTTGATGTGTATGACATTGTCCTCGAATCGCTGGCTTCGGGTGAAGCGGTACTCACCGATGAAGAAAAGGATCTGGGCACGGCCCTTTTAGACCTGGGTGGAGGAACAACAGATCTGGCGATTTTTTCTGCTAAAAATATCAAGCATACATTTGTACTTGGTCTTGGCGGTAATAACCTTACCAACGATATTGCAGTCGGCTTACGTGCGACTCATGCGGATGCGGAAAAGATAAAAATGAAATACGGAACTTGTATTTCCAGTAGTATAAACAGCGAAGAAACCATTGAGGTTCCGGGTATGGGAGGACGTGAATCGAGAAAACTGCCAAGACAGATTCTGGGTGAAATATTAGAGCCGCGTATGGAAGAAATCTTTGCCCTGGTGCAAAGGGAAATATACAGAGCGGGAATGGAGAATCTTATTCCCTCCGGAATGGTTATTACCGGAGGTACGGCACTCCTTGACGGTGTGGTCGATGTAGCCGAATCAATATTTGACCTTCCCACACGCCTTGGGAAGCCAAGGGCGATCAGTGGTCTCGTCGATGTGGTTAATAATCCGATGTATGCCACCGGGGTCGGGCTGGTTTTATATGGTGCCAAAAACAAAACAAAGGATAAATTCAGGATTCGCGATAATAATATTTTCAACCGTATCATCGGACGGATGAAAAAATGGTTTAAGGACGTGGTCTAA
- the ftsZ gene encoding cell division protein FtsZ encodes MFTYVDNEKSAKIKVIGVGGAGGNAINNMIMSKLQGVKFITANTDAQSLEISNAPVKIQLGEELTQGLGAGANPEIGREAAIESRDAIANALEGSHMVFITAGFGGGTGTGAAPVIAEICKDIGALTVAVVTKPFSFEGKKRAKQAEEGIDALKLVVDTAITIPNDRLRGVASKNATMLEMFRKADEVLLHSVKGITDLIMMPGLVNLDFADVKTTMSKAGMAIMGIGIASGDDRATMAAERAISHPLLEDISISGARGVLMNITSTSDLTMEEMTEASDRIYNEVGDDADIIWGAVVEDSLGDEMRVTVIATGIGSEPELSQNHMELARKGKVRDITQSDLQNAQNLDVPTFIRRQEAVGESGGATYRGHKGLVIDNNDLDVPTFLRRKAD; translated from the coding sequence ATGTTTACATATGTAGACAATGAAAAATCAGCTAAAATCAAGGTTATTGGGGTCGGCGGAGCTGGAGGCAATGCCATTAACAACATGATTATGTCCAAGCTCCAGGGGGTGAAATTTATTACAGCCAACACCGATGCACAGTCCCTTGAAATTTCAAATGCACCTGTCAAAATCCAGTTGGGGGAAGAACTCACTCAAGGGCTGGGGGCGGGCGCCAATCCAGAAATCGGGAGGGAAGCAGCCATCGAAAGCCGTGATGCCATCGCCAATGCGCTTGAAGGCAGCCACATGGTGTTTATCACAGCAGGATTCGGCGGCGGCACCGGCACCGGCGCTGCCCCGGTAATTGCAGAAATATGTAAAGATATTGGAGCACTGACAGTTGCCGTGGTGACGAAACCGTTTTCATTTGAAGGGAAAAAACGGGCAAAGCAGGCAGAAGAAGGGATAGATGCATTAAAGCTGGTTGTCGATACAGCCATTACCATTCCGAATGACAGGTTAAGAGGAGTGGCCTCAAAAAATGCAACCATGCTGGAAATGTTCAGGAAAGCGGACGAAGTTTTGCTCCATTCAGTTAAGGGGATCACCGATCTAATCATGATGCCGGGATTGGTAAATCTTGACTTTGCCGATGTAAAGACGACTATGTCCAAGGCCGGTATGGCTATTATGGGTATCGGAATTGCAAGTGGTGATGACCGTGCAACAATGGCCGCTGAACGTGCCATTTCTCATCCTCTTCTTGAAGATATCTCTATTTCGGGCGCACGCGGTGTTTTAATGAACATAACCAGCACCAGTGACTTGACGATGGAAGAAATGACCGAAGCATCCGATCGGATATATAACGAAGTCGGAGATGATGCGGATATTATCTGGGGCGCGGTTGTGGAAGATAGCCTTGGCGATGAAATGAGGGTGACCGTCATTGCCACGGGAATCGGTTCTGAACCTGAGCTATCTCAAAACCACATGGAACTTGCACGCAAAGGTAAAGTCCGGGATATTACTCAGTCTGATCTACAGAATGCACAGAACCTAGATGTCCCTACCTTTATCCGCAGGCAGGAAGCGGTCGGCGAATCCGGAGGTGCAACATACAGGGGCCATAAAGGACTTGTCATCGATAACAACGATCTTGATGTGCCGACCTTTTTAAGAAGGAAAGCGGATTAA